The following are encoded together in the Rhinopithecus roxellana isolate Shanxi Qingling chromosome 5, ASM756505v1, whole genome shotgun sequence genome:
- the MKRN3 gene encoding probable E3 ubiquitin-protein ligase makorin-3 isoform X1 — MEEPAAPSEAHEAAGAQAGAEAAGEGVSGPDLPVCEPSREFAAPDSALPHAPVAWAPFPVAPVPAHLRTGGLRPAPASGGGAWRNPFPSRSSGIWTKQIICRYYIHGQCKEGENCRYSHDLSGRKMATEGSVSPPGASAGGGPSTAAHIEPPTQEVAEAPPAASSLSLPVIGSAAERGFFEAERDNADRGAAGGAGVESWADAIEFVPGQPYRGRWVASAPEAPPQSSETERKQMAVGRGLRFCYYASRGVCFRGESCMFLHGDICDMCGLQALHPMDAAQREDHIRACIEAHEKDMELSFAVQRGMDKVCGICMEVVYEKANPNDRRFGILSNCNHTFCIRCIRRWRSARQFDNRIIKSCPQCRVTSDLVIPSEFWVEEEEEKQKLIQQYKEAMSNKACRYFAEGRGNCPFGDTCFYKHEYPEGWGDEPPGPGGGSFGAYWHQLVEPVRMGEGDMLYKSSKKELVVLRLASLLFKRFLSLRDELPFSEDQWDLLHYELEEYFNLNL, encoded by the coding sequence ATGGAAGAGCCTGCAGCTCCCTCAGAAGCCCACGAGGCAGCCGGGGCCCAGGCAGGTGCTGAGGCAGCAGGGGAGGGTGTGTCTGGGCCGGACCTTCCCGTCTGTGAGCCCTCCAGGGAATTTGCTGCTCCAGATTCAGCCCTGCCACATGCGCCTGTGGCCTGGGCCCCCTTCCCTGTAGCTCCAGTCCCTGCCCACCTCCGCACAGGAGGCCTGAGGCCTGCTCCAGCCTCAGGAGGAGGAGCCTGGCGCAATCCGTTTCCAAGCCGAAGCAGCGGCATTTGGACAAAGCAGATCATCTGCAGGTATTATATACATGGGCAGTGCAAGGAGGGGGAGAACTGTCGCTATTCCCACGACCTTTCTGGTCGGAAGATGGCCACTGAGGGCAGCGTTTCGCCGCCTGGGGCCTCTGCGGGTGGAGGCCCTAGCACGGCTGCGCACATCGAGCCCCCGACTCAGGAAGTGGCGGAAGCCCCCCCGGCTGCATCCTCCCTTTCCTTGCCTGTGATTGGCTCGGCTGCTGAAAGGGGTTTCTTTGAAGCCGAGAGAGACAATGCAGACCGTGGAGCTGCTGGAGGAGCGGGTGTAGAAAGCTGGGCGGATGCCATTGAGTTTGTTCCAGGGCAGCCCTACCGGGGCCGCTGGGTTGCGTCTGCCCCCGAGGCTCCTCCACAGAGCTCAGAGACTGAGAGGAAGCAGATGGCTGTGGGCAGGGGGTTGCGGTTTTGCTATTATGCTTCCAGGGGAGTTTGCTTTCGTGGGGAGAGCTGTATGTTCCTCCATGGAGACATATGCGACATGTGTGGGCTGCAGGCCTTGCACCCCATGGATGCTGCCCAGAGGGAAGACCATATAAGGGCCTGCATTGAAGCACACGAGAAAGATATGGAACTCTCGTTTGCTGTGCAGCGTGGTATGGACAAGGTGTGTGGCATCTGCATGGAGGTTGTCTATGAGAAAGCCAACCCCAATGACCGCCGCTTTGGCATTCTTTCCAATTGCAACCATACCTTCTGTATTAGGTGTATCCGCAGGTGGAGAAGTGCCAGACAGTTTGATAACAGGATCATCAAGTCTTGCCCGCAGTGCAGGGTCACCTCCGACTTGGTCATTCCCAGTGAGTtctgggtggaggaggaggaagagaagcagaaactTATTCAGCAATACAAGGAGGCAATGAGCAACAAGGCCTGCAGGTATTTTGCGGAAGGCAGGGGTAACTGCCCATTTGGAGACACATGCTTTTACAAGCATGAATACCCTGAGGGCTGGGGAGATGAGCCTCCTGGGCCAGGTGGTGGGTCATTCGGCGCATACTGGCATCAACTTGTGGAGCCTGTGCGAATGGGAGAGGGCGACATGCTCTATAAAAGCAGTAAGAAGGAGCTTGTCGTGCTTCGGCTGGCCAGTCTGTTGTTTAAGCGGTTTCTTTCACTGAGAGATGAGTTACCCTTCTCTGAGGACCAGTGGGACTTGCTTCATTATGAGCTGGAAGAATATTTCAATTTGAATCTGTAG
- the MKRN3 gene encoding probable E3 ubiquitin-protein ligase makorin-3 isoform X2, protein MEEPAAPSEAHEAAGAQAGAEAAGEGVSGPDLPVCEPSREFAAPDSALPHAPVAWAPFPVAPVPAHLRTGGLRPAPASGGGAWRNPFPSRSSGIWTKQIICRYYIHGQCKEGENCRYSHDLSGRKMATEGSVSPPGASAGGGPSTAAHIEPPTQEVAEAPPAASSLSLPVIGSAAERGFFEAERDNADRGAAGGAGVESWADAIEFVPGQPYRGRWVASAPEAPPQSSETERKQMAVGRGLRFCYYASRGVCFRGESCMFLHGDICDMCGLQALHPMDAAQREDHIRACIEAHEKDMELSFAVQRGMDKVCGICMEVVYEKANPNDRRFGILSNCNHTFCIRCIRRWRSARQFDNRIIKSCPQCRVTSDLVIPSEFWVEEEEEKQKLIQQYKEAMSNKACRFTAVKNLPGVSDETLDFGLLS, encoded by the coding sequence ATGGAAGAGCCTGCAGCTCCCTCAGAAGCCCACGAGGCAGCCGGGGCCCAGGCAGGTGCTGAGGCAGCAGGGGAGGGTGTGTCTGGGCCGGACCTTCCCGTCTGTGAGCCCTCCAGGGAATTTGCTGCTCCAGATTCAGCCCTGCCACATGCGCCTGTGGCCTGGGCCCCCTTCCCTGTAGCTCCAGTCCCTGCCCACCTCCGCACAGGAGGCCTGAGGCCTGCTCCAGCCTCAGGAGGAGGAGCCTGGCGCAATCCGTTTCCAAGCCGAAGCAGCGGCATTTGGACAAAGCAGATCATCTGCAGGTATTATATACATGGGCAGTGCAAGGAGGGGGAGAACTGTCGCTATTCCCACGACCTTTCTGGTCGGAAGATGGCCACTGAGGGCAGCGTTTCGCCGCCTGGGGCCTCTGCGGGTGGAGGCCCTAGCACGGCTGCGCACATCGAGCCCCCGACTCAGGAAGTGGCGGAAGCCCCCCCGGCTGCATCCTCCCTTTCCTTGCCTGTGATTGGCTCGGCTGCTGAAAGGGGTTTCTTTGAAGCCGAGAGAGACAATGCAGACCGTGGAGCTGCTGGAGGAGCGGGTGTAGAAAGCTGGGCGGATGCCATTGAGTTTGTTCCAGGGCAGCCCTACCGGGGCCGCTGGGTTGCGTCTGCCCCCGAGGCTCCTCCACAGAGCTCAGAGACTGAGAGGAAGCAGATGGCTGTGGGCAGGGGGTTGCGGTTTTGCTATTATGCTTCCAGGGGAGTTTGCTTTCGTGGGGAGAGCTGTATGTTCCTCCATGGAGACATATGCGACATGTGTGGGCTGCAGGCCTTGCACCCCATGGATGCTGCCCAGAGGGAAGACCATATAAGGGCCTGCATTGAAGCACACGAGAAAGATATGGAACTCTCGTTTGCTGTGCAGCGTGGTATGGACAAGGTGTGTGGCATCTGCATGGAGGTTGTCTATGAGAAAGCCAACCCCAATGACCGCCGCTTTGGCATTCTTTCCAATTGCAACCATACCTTCTGTATTAGGTGTATCCGCAGGTGGAGAAGTGCCAGACAGTTTGATAACAGGATCATCAAGTCTTGCCCGCAGTGCAGGGTCACCTCCGACTTGGTCATTCCCAGTGAGTtctgggtggaggaggaggaagagaagcagaaactTATTCAGCAATACAAGGAGGCAATGAGCAACAAGGCCTGCAG